From one Lycium barbarum isolate Lr01 chromosome 6, ASM1917538v2, whole genome shotgun sequence genomic stretch:
- the LOC132600352 gene encoding vacuolar protein sorting-associated protein 32 homolog 2-like, with protein MFRRLIGKPKQETNALATLDKLNETLEMLEKKEKVLLKKATAEVERAKEFTRAKNKRAAIQCLKRKRLYEQQVEQLGNFQLRIHDQMILLEGAKATTETVDALRTGAAAMKAMQKATNIDDVDKTMDEINEQTENMKMIQEALSTPIGAAADFDEDELEAELEELEGAELEEQLLQPATTAPSAPIHLPAGRQQVRPAAQQSRTEEDELAALQAEMAL; from the exons ATGTTTAGGCGACTCATTGGAAAACCCAAACAAGAAACAAATGCTCTAGCAACCTTGGACAAGTTAAATGAG ACGCTTGAGATGCTTGAGAAAAAGGAGAAAGTTTTATTGAAGAAGGCTACTGCTGAGGTTGAAAGAGCGAAGGAATTTACTAGAGCAAAAAATAAAAGGG CTGCAATACAATGTTTGAAAAGGAAAAGGCTCTATGAGCAACAAGTCGAACAGCTTGGAAATTTCCAGTTGCGTATTCATGATCAG ATGATACTGTTAGAAGGTGCAAAAGCAACAACAGAAACTGTTGATGCTTTGAGAACTGGAGCAGCTGCCATGAAAGCCATGCAGAAGGCAAC GAATATTGACGATGTTGACAAAACAATGGATGAAATCAACGAGCAGACTGAGAACATGAAAATGATTCAGGAAGCATTATCTACGCCAATCGGTGCAGCGGCTGATTTTGATGAA GATGAGTTGGAGGCAGAACTTGAAGAACTGGAAGGAGCTGAGTTGGAAGAACAACTCCTTCAGCCTGCTACAACTGCCCCTTCTGCACCTATTCATCTTCCTGCTGGTAGGCAACAAGTGCGTCCCGCTGCCCAGCAGAGCAGaacagaagaagatgaacttgCTGCTTTGCAGGCTGAAATGGCTCTTTAA
- the LOC132600351 gene encoding leucine-rich repeat receptor-like kinase protein SUNN — protein sequence MFPQINSMERKQNLDFMIIFFAIFLLIHVNNSETIAIKEDEMKILLELKECWGNNSSDIFQMWNLNYSPCSNWPGITCSSDGFVTRISLRNQKLGGNIVPPIICELKNLVDVALADSNFSGEFPTVFYKCSRLEILDLSGNQFYGPLPTDIHRMSRLTFLDLIANRFNGTIPKSIAQLTKLKHLSLSKNMFEGKIPPEIGNLSNLEVLGMSYMKKFEFATIPNELGKLKNLKVLLIIQSNLIGNIPESFSSLSRLKTLDLSRNYLNGSIPGWLLHLKSLTKIDLSWNRLSGKIPSQLDEDFDYDFDGNFDLCTSNTSHASKYLPLCTNHKPCRTLILGPLVGTILVIVIVFLFLCWRKRQGIGDRRFIPFQKTELTESDILLNLTDENFIGRGGCGDVYRIAVHQNGSHVAVKRIRKERELDSRLEKQFLAELQILSEIQHPNIVKLICCFSNEDSNFLVYEYMENQSLDKWLHEKKRNKSQNVVLKWDTRLHIAVGAARGLCYMHHNCFPPIIHRDIKSSNILLDNEWNAKVADFGLAKVLAKQEDSETASAVAGTFGYIAPEYAYATKVSTKSDVYSFGVILLELATGKEPVNKDDYMNLAQWARKQCVDGNIIEDALDEEIKGLNNLKAMTTLFKLGMMCTSKLASIRPSMREVLEALLFLATSY from the exons ATgtttcctcaaatcaactccatgGAAAGAAAGCAAAACCTTGATTTCATGATAATTTTCTTTGCTATTTTCCTACTTATTCATGTGAATAATTCAGAAACTATTGCTATAAAAGAAGATGAGATGAAGATTTTGTTGGAGTTGAAGGAGTGTTGGGGAAATAATTCATCTGATATCTTCCAAATGTGGAATCTTAATTACTCACCTTGTAGTAATTGGCCAGGAATTACTTGTTCTAGTGATGGTTTTGTCACACGCATAAGTCTAAGAAATCAAAAACTTGGTGGAAATATTGTTCCACCAATCATTTGTGAACTCAAAAATCTCGTAGATGTTGCACTTGCAGATAGTAACTTTTCAGGTGAATTCCCAACAGTTTTTTACAAGTGTTCAAGACTGGAAATTCTTGATCTTTCTGGTAACCAATTCTATGGACCATTGCCTACGGATATTCATCGAATGTCTAGGCTAACTTTTTTGGATCTCATCGCGAATCGTTTCAATGGTACCATTCCAAAATCTATTGCTCAGCTTACAAAGTTGAAACATTTGTCTCTTAGTAAGAACATGTTTGAAGGGAAAATACCTCCAGAAATCGGAAATCTATCGAATCTTGAGGTGTTAGGGATGTCATACATGAAGAAATTCGAGTTTGCTACCATTCCGAATGAGTTGGGCAAGTTGAAGAATTTGAAGGTGCTACTGATTATACAGTCAAATTTGATTGGGAACATTCCTGAATCTTTTTCAAGTCTTTCGAGACTCAAAACGTTGGATCTGTCAAGAAACTATCTGAATGGATCAATTCCAGGCTGGTTATTacatttgaaaagtttgacaaaAATAGATCTTTCGTGGAATCGTTTATCTGGAAAAATTCCGTCACAACTTGATGAAGATTTTGACTATGATTTCGATGGTAATTTTGATCTTTGTACTTCAAATACAAGCCATGCTAGTAAATATCTACCCTTGTGTACTAATCACAAACCATGCAGAACACTAATCTTAGGCCCCCTAGTCGGAACGATTTTGGTAATTGTTATAGTTTTTCTCTTCTTATGCTGGAGGAAGAGGCAGGGAATTGGGGATAGGAGGTTCATTCCTTTTCAAAAAACCGAGCTCACGGAATCAGATATTCTGCTGAATTTGACTGACGAGAACTTTATTGGGAGAGGAGGATGTGGAGACGTGTATCGAATTGCTGTCCATCAAAATGGAAGTCATGTTGCTGTTAAACGAATACGCAAAGAAAGGGAATTAGACAGCAGATTAGAGAAACAATTTCTGGCAGAACTTCAAATACTGAGTGAGATTCAACATCCAAACATTGTGAAACTAATTTGCTGCTTTTCAAACGAGGACTCGAATTTCCTGGTGTACGAGTACATGGAAAATCAAAGCTTAGACAAATGGTtgcatgaaaagaaaagaaacaaatcACAAAATGTTGTATTGAAATGGGATACCAGGCTGCATATTGCAGTTGGAGCTGCCCGCGGTCTTTGCTATATGCACCATAATTGCTTCCCTCCCATTATTCATCGAGACATTAAATCTAGTAATATCCTACTGGACAACGAATGGAATGCAAAAGTCGCAGATTTTGGACTAGCAAAAGTATTGGCCAAGCAGGAAGATAGCGAGACTGCTTCTGCTGTTGCTGGCACTTTTGGCTACATCGCTCCAG AGTATGCTTATGCAACAAAAGTAAGTACAAAGAGCGACGTTTATAGCTTTGGTGTGATATTATTGGAGCTAGCTACTGGAAAAGAACCTGTTAACAAAGATGACTACATGAACCTTGCACAGTGGGCAAGAAAACAGTGTGTAGATGGAAATATTATTGAAGATGCTCTTGATGAAGAAATCAAAGGACTAAATAACTTGAAAGCAATGACTACTCTTTTCAAATTAGGGATGATGTGTACTAGCAAGTTAGCTTCCATTAGACCTTCCATGAGGGAAGTATTGGAAGCTCTTTTATTCTTGGCTACTAGCTATTAG